One Geminocystis sp. M7585_C2015_104 genomic window carries:
- a CDS encoding DUF2993 domain-containing protein has product MIKHKSQFISNILSPAIRLWLRSQLTSVDNIKLDIQAGDKDILKGRIDRVYLLAEKATYRGIRFHKASVKAESIAFNLREILLRKPFRLLHPFFIEGEILLLTADLQQGLNSPLLSRGLEELVYLLAEKILPPSFNSSLFFPPIHWKHLKIFPDKFLLTGITGNKSYLSLTAGVRLKNPNTLLFTPLEISGIASTSPLIVEDFEIFLGEDVFIQSLHLNPQHIVCHGKVKVFI; this is encoded by the coding sequence ATGATTAAACACAAATCCCAATTCATATCTAATATTCTTTCCCCTGCCATTCGACTGTGGTTGCGCTCACAGCTCACCAGTGTTGATAATATTAAACTAGACATACAGGCTGGGGATAAAGACATTTTAAAAGGCAGAATTGATAGAGTTTATCTATTAGCCGAGAAAGCCACCTATAGGGGGATTCGTTTTCATAAAGCCTCTGTAAAAGCGGAATCCATTGCTTTTAATCTTAGGGAGATTCTTCTCCGAAAACCTTTTAGACTATTACATCCTTTTTTTATTGAAGGAGAGATTCTTCTTCTGACTGCTGACTTACAACAGGGCTTAAATTCTCCACTTTTGTCTCGGGGATTGGAGGAGTTAGTTTATTTGTTAGCAGAAAAAATTTTGCCTCCATCCTTCAATTCTTCTCTCTTTTTCCCTCCTATTCACTGGAAACACCTTAAAATTTTTCCCGACAAATTCCTCTTAACTGGCATCACTGGTAACAAATCTTATCTTAGCCTTACCGCTGGTGTTCGACTAAAAAACCCAAACACTCTTCTGTTTACTCCCCTAGAAATTTCAGGCATCGCCTCCACTTCTCCCCTCATTGTCGAGGATTTTGAAATCTTTCTAGGGGAAGACGTTTTTATTCAATCCCTCCATCTCAACCCCCAACATATCGTCTGTCACGGCAAAGTCAAAGTATTTATCTAA
- a CDS encoding glycosyltransferase family 4 protein has translation MRILVDCTCVRPPLSGVGYYTHTLIKALRDLVKSRFPEWHLALYRQPSLREWLTGKPPSLSFPQQGGQMFYLPLPVNVSSLLGKHAAFFAENLGDYFDVVHGTDHYVYPFRRGKKLITIHDLAFVRYPEYCHYIVRISYENRIKKCLEWTDLVLTFSQITKKEIVDYFQIPEEKVVVTSEASRYDSNYLDSVNVAEVKRKYHHLFAQPYILFVGTMEPRKNIINLVKAFNLIKKEFAINHNLVLIGKKGWQYREILAEIENSPYRNNIKHLGYLTEEEVAVFYANAEVFVYPSLYEGFGLPILEAMTLGAPVVTSRISALPEVAGEAALYIPPHDWQAMAYTVYRVIQDRDLREKLKQLGKLRGSLYSWQRVAEETLHIYSSLGHSFVC, from the coding sequence ATGAGGATTCTAGTGGATTGCACTTGTGTCCGACCACCCCTCAGTGGTGTTGGCTACTACACTCATACTCTGATAAAGGCCCTGAGGGATTTGGTAAAAAGCCGTTTCCCTGAGTGGCATCTTGCCCTTTACCGTCAGCCCTCTTTACGGGAGTGGTTGACAGGAAAACCCCCTTCCCTCTCTTTCCCCCAACAAGGTGGGCAGATGTTTTATTTGCCCCTCCCTGTAAATGTTAGTAGCCTTTTGGGCAAACATGCCGCTTTTTTTGCCGAAAATTTGGGAGATTATTTTGATGTTGTCCATGGAACTGACCATTACGTCTATCCCTTTAGAAGAGGTAAAAAGCTCATAACTATCCATGATTTAGCCTTTGTTAGATACCCTGAATATTGTCATTATATAGTGAGAATTAGCTATGAAAATAGGATAAAAAAATGCCTGGAATGGACAGACCTTGTGCTAACCTTCTCTCAGATTACTAAGAAGGAAATAGTCGATTACTTCCAAATTCCTGAAGAAAAAGTTGTGGTAACCTCCGAGGCAAGTCGCTATGACTCAAACTACCTTGATTCCGTAAACGTGGCGGAGGTAAAACGCAAATATCATCATCTCTTCGCCCAACCATATATTCTGTTTGTGGGCACAATGGAGCCGAGAAAAAATATTATAAATCTAGTAAAAGCATTTAACCTAATAAAAAAAGAATTTGCCATTAACCATAACCTGGTGTTAATAGGAAAAAAAGGATGGCAATACAGGGAGATTTTGGCTGAGATAGAAAACTCCCCCTATAGGAATAATATAAAACACCTAGGCTATTTAACAGAAGAAGAAGTAGCAGTATTCTATGCCAATGCCGAGGTATTTGTATATCCTTCCCTTTACGAGGGTTTTGGGTTGCCAATTCTAGAAGCCATGACATTAGGCGCGCCGGTTGTCACCTCAAGAATTTCTGCCTTACCAGAAGTGGCAGGGGAGGCAGCGTTATATATTCCCCCCCACGACTGGCAGGCCATGGCCTATACTGTCTATAGGGTAATTCAAGATAGGGATTTGCGGGAAAAGTTAAAACAACTAGGTAAACTTAGGGGGAGTTTATACTCTTGGCAACGAGTGGCAGAAGAAACACTCCACATATACTCATCCCTTGGGCATTCCTTCGTCTGTTGA
- a CDS encoding NAD-dependent epimerase — protein sequence METILVTGSSGFIGYHLSKRLLTCGFQVLGLDNMSNYYDVSLKQARLRELQKYNNFQFHQLDLCNRQGVMDLFASHTISKVVHLAAQAGVRYSLENPYAYIDSNIVGFINILEACRHHPVQHLVYASSSSVYGNNQKVPFSVTDNVDYPISLYAATKRANELMAYTYSHLYQIPTTGLRFFTVYGSWGRPDMAYFIFTKNILEGKPIKIFNYGHMKRDFTYVDDIIEGVVRVMHKIPQPSPDNPQQKAPHRLYNIGNNQPVELLELVACLEKCLGIEAKKEFLPMQPGDVVITYADIDDLYQAVGFKPSTPLAEGIAEFVRWYRDFYNC from the coding sequence ATGGAGACCATCCTTGTTACGGGTAGTAGTGGCTTTATTGGCTATCATCTCAGTAAACGCCTGCTGACATGCGGCTTTCAGGTCCTCGGACTTGATAACATGAGCAACTACTATGATGTTTCGCTAAAACAGGCCCGTCTGCGAGAACTACAAAAGTACAACAACTTTCAGTTCCACCAGCTAGACTTATGTAACCGTCAGGGAGTAATGGATTTGTTTGCCAGTCACACCATAAGTAAAGTGGTGCATCTCGCCGCACAAGCCGGTGTTAGATATTCCCTGGAAAATCCCTATGCCTACATTGACAGCAATATAGTAGGTTTTATCAACATCCTGGAAGCCTGTCGTCACCACCCCGTACAACATCTAGTATATGCCTCTTCTAGTTCAGTGTACGGCAACAACCAGAAAGTTCCCTTCTCTGTGACAGACAATGTAGACTATCCCATTAGTCTCTACGCCGCTACCAAGAGGGCAAACGAATTAATGGCTTACACCTATAGTCACCTCTATCAGATACCCACCACCGGTTTAAGATTTTTTACCGTCTACGGCAGTTGGGGAAGGCCTGACATGGCTTATTTTATTTTTACCAAGAACATTCTAGAGGGCAAGCCCATTAAAATATTCAACTACGGCCACATGAAACGAGATTTTACCTATGTCGACGACATTATTGAGGGAGTAGTAAGGGTTATGCATAAAATCCCCCAGCCTTCCCCCGACAACCCCCAACAAAAAGCACCCCATCGCCTTTACAATATTGGCAATAACCAACCAGTAGAATTGTTAGAATTGGTTGCCTGTTTAGAAAAGTGTTTGGGAATAGAGGCAAAAAAGGAATTCCTCCCTATGCAACCAGGAGATGTAGTTATTACCTATGCCGACATAGATGACTTGTATCAGGCAGTAGGCTTTAAACCCTCCACCCCCCTGGCAGAGGGTATCGCAGAATTTGTGCGTTGGTATCGCGACTTTTATAACTGTTAG
- a CDS encoding tetratricopeptide repeat-containing protein has protein sequence MKWSRFPFCCFVFFLLIFSSGMPLLAQNRQSKNPLTSEFKSELIPIIERPLTPLEQRRIRERIELLEKQAEEALMAGNDDLAFSLWYEAINLSGYLGVESELKLIARVGERAWAKNRIQDVKFITERLTIIERNNDIDNLDFLNLLKNAYVSIHDLDKLVELNLKTLDMARSKNDSSLEKLSLENLGELYLAKFDYYRAEPIYERLLQIARQEGDYLQEGIYLRKLAEISQALVNPENSVLYKEELFKKAIENPSFSKNISYLPMLKISLGDDYKQLNQPQLAGESYQEAFKMAWEKQLYSIAADALRKLGQLYHQYQRPDVALEIYQELVKVEQLSYNLYGLMNAYDYIATIYLQKQQVNRAREYWQKALEVARNLRYQEEYFLEKINSLKSK, from the coding sequence ATGAAGTGGAGCCGGTTTCCTTTTTGTTGCTTTGTCTTTTTTCTTCTGATTTTCTCTTCTGGTATGCCTCTTTTGGCTCAAAATAGACAGTCTAAAAACCCTCTTACTAGTGAGTTCAAAAGTGAATTAATTCCTATTATTGAAAGGCCTCTTACTCCCCTTGAACAGAGGAGAATTAGGGAAAGGATTGAGTTGTTAGAGAAACAGGCCGAAGAGGCCCTCATGGCTGGAAATGATGATTTAGCTTTCTCCCTCTGGTATGAGGCTATTAATTTGAGTGGGTATTTGGGGGTGGAATCTGAGTTAAAACTGATTGCTAGGGTAGGGGAGAGGGCTTGGGCGAAAAACAGAATTCAGGACGTAAAATTTATCACAGAAAGACTCACCATTATCGAGAGGAATAATGACATTGATAATCTGGATTTCCTCAACCTTCTGAAGAATGCTTATGTTTCTATTCACGACTTGGACAAACTGGTCGAACTCAACCTAAAAACCTTAGACATGGCCAGAAGTAAAAATGACTCATCTCTGGAAAAATTGAGTTTAGAAAATCTTGGGGAGTTATATTTGGCGAAATTTGATTACTACCGGGCAGAACCGATTTATGAGAGACTATTACAGATTGCCCGTCAGGAGGGAGACTATCTTCAGGAGGGAATTTATCTAAGAAAATTAGCAGAAATAAGTCAGGCTTTAGTAAATCCAGAAAATTCAGTCTTATACAAGGAAGAACTGTTTAAAAAAGCCATAGAAAACCCATCCTTCAGTAAAAATATCTCCTATCTCCCCATGCTCAAAATCTCCCTCGGTGATGACTATAAACAGTTAAATCAACCCCAGTTGGCAGGGGAATCCTACCAAGAGGCTTTTAAGATGGCTTGGGAAAAACAACTGTATTCCATCGCTGCTGATGCCCTCAGGAAACTTGGACAATTGTACCACCAATATCAACGGCCAGACGTGGCTTTGGAAATATACCAGGAGTTGGTAAAAGTCGAACAACTTTCCTACAATCTCTATGGCTTAATGAACGCCTATGACTATATTGCCACAATTTACCTCCAAAAACAGCAAGTAAATAGGGCGCGGGAATACTGGCAAAAGGCTTTAGAAGTCGCCCGTAATCTCCGCTACCAGGAAGAATATTTTCTTGAGAAAATTAACAGTCTAAAGAGTAAATAA
- a CDS encoding 50S ribosomal protein L11 methyltransferase, with amino-acid sequence MDIKWWEIRVDYHPELEDSVFWRLQEFGCQGAAVLKEERGWVIKGYVPNLEITSLDLAALALWIKQDFVLAGKNPPVVAWQLIPEQDWASSWKQHWQPLDVGDRFSIYPAWIEPPSQSERIIIRLDPGFAFGTGVHPTTQLCLESLEMRIDETQPNQIVADIGCGSGILSIAASMLGASKVFAVDTDPLAVSATLENSRLNQVYNIVVIKGSIEDVKAQGELLDGIVCNILAEVIKPMIPDMTAIIKPDGWTILSGILLEQSNEIVSILEKHGWTIAALWQREGWCCVNARRS; translated from the coding sequence ATGGACATCAAGTGGTGGGAGATTAGGGTAGACTATCATCCTGAGTTGGAAGACTCGGTATTCTGGCGGCTACAAGAGTTTGGCTGTCAAGGAGCCGCTGTTTTGAAGGAAGAAAGAGGCTGGGTTATTAAAGGCTATGTGCCCAATTTAGAAATCACCTCTTTAGACTTGGCCGCCTTAGCACTGTGGATAAAACAAGATTTTGTGCTAGCAGGCAAGAATCCCCCCGTGGTTGCATGGCAGTTGATCCCCGAACAAGATTGGGCTAGTAGCTGGAAACAACACTGGCAGCCTTTAGATGTAGGCGATCGTTTTTCCATCTATCCCGCTTGGATTGAACCCCCTAGCCAATCTGAACGTATAATCATACGGTTAGACCCTGGTTTCGCCTTTGGCACGGGAGTACACCCCACCACCCAACTATGTCTGGAATCCCTGGAAATGCGCATCGATGAAACTCAGCCCAATCAGATTGTGGCCGATATTGGTTGTGGTTCTGGTATTCTGTCTATAGCCGCTAGCATGCTGGGGGCATCTAAAGTCTTTGCCGTAGACACTGACCCCCTGGCTGTTTCCGCCACCCTAGAAAACAGCCGTCTCAATCAAGTTTATAACATAGTCGTAATTAAGGGTAGCATAGAGGACGTAAAAGCCCAGGGAGAATTGTTAGATGGGATTGTCTGCAATATCCTGGCCGAGGTGATTAAACCTATGATCCCAGACATGACAGCCATAATCAAGCCAGACGGTTGGACAATTCTCAGTGGCATCCTCCTAGAACAGTCTAACGAGATTGTCAGTATACTAGAAAAGCACGGGTGGACCATTGCCGCCCTCTGGCAACGAGAAGGCTGGTGTTGTGTCAATGCCCGTCGCTCATAG
- a CDS encoding tRNA (guanine-N2)-dimethyltransferase produces the protein MEKRRLERIKSVLARRQPDLTLIADHVNNSRNLSAIIRSCEAVGIMEVHWVHSEPQKEFVAHSVSLGAEKWVKLTYHQDIKQLILGLKQKGYSIYAAHVGENTVSYRTVDYTVPCAIIVGAERDGVSPEAMSLADKHIHIPMMGMTQSLNVSVAAAVILFEAQRQREAKGYYQQMRLSPETYREILREWTNYQADEVFSPEDSLVLTTPSPTPTNPTGHPPDGF, from the coding sequence GTGGAAAAACGAAGACTGGAGAGAATCAAAAGCGTATTAGCCAGAAGACAACCAGATTTGACTCTCATTGCCGACCATGTTAACAACTCCCGTAATCTTTCCGCCATTATTCGCAGTTGTGAGGCGGTGGGGATAATGGAAGTACATTGGGTGCATTCCGAACCACAAAAAGAATTTGTAGCACACAGTGTTTCTCTTGGGGCGGAAAAGTGGGTAAAACTGACCTATCATCAAGACATAAAACAGCTTATTCTAGGGCTTAAACAGAAAGGTTATAGTATTTATGCCGCCCATGTAGGGGAGAATACTGTTTCTTATCGGACTGTGGATTATACTGTCCCCTGTGCCATTATAGTAGGGGCAGAGAGGGATGGTGTAAGTCCTGAAGCCATGTCTTTGGCAGACAAACACATCCACATCCCCATGATGGGGATGACACAGTCTTTGAATGTTTCTGTAGCGGCTGCCGTTATCCTATTTGAGGCTCAAAGACAGAGAGAAGCCAAGGGATATTATCAACAAATGCGGCTATCCCCAGAAACCTATCGGGAGATACTAAGGGAATGGACTAACTACCAGGCGGATGAGGTTTTCTCTCCAGAAGATTCTTTAGTGTTAACTACCCCTTCTCCCACTCCTACAAATCCAACAGGGCATCCTCCTGATGGGTTTTGA
- a CDS encoding PipX family protein, giving the protein MVAEVYINHPNFGLLYRLCVIDRNEELYTTLYAQRLFFRVTSKGNSISFEPVSRNEARMLMENRLRHLKNSGEWEAYQQANKLYQAAFQ; this is encoded by the coding sequence ATGGTAGCAGAAGTATATATTAATCATCCCAATTTTGGGTTGTTATATCGTCTATGCGTGATTGACAGGAATGAGGAGTTGTATACGACTCTGTATGCCCAGCGTTTGTTTTTTAGGGTGACATCCAAGGGCAATTCTATCAGTTTTGAGCCCGTCAGTCGCAACGAAGCCCGAATGTTAATGGAAAATAGACTACGTCATCTTAAAAATAGCGGGGAATGGGAGGCTTATCAACAGGCAAACAAACTCTACCAAGCCGCTTTTCAGTAA
- a CDS encoding DUF3593 domain-containing protein, with protein sequence MKEFILYFFQEKNLFALSLFPYLVFLWLLTKSGKTPKLALIGFYFLLLFVVVTIPAGFYAESHYHASLANVDWLHGSAEFFLTLSNILVVLGFRQAVISAENRKL encoded by the coding sequence ATGAAAGAATTTATCCTCTACTTTTTCCAGGAAAAGAATTTATTTGCCCTTTCCCTGTTTCCCTATCTAGTATTCTTATGGCTTTTAACCAAGTCAGGGAAGACACCAAAACTCGCCCTGATTGGTTTTTATTTTCTCTTGTTGTTTGTAGTCGTTACCATCCCGGCAGGGTTTTATGCGGAAAGCCACTACCACGCCTCCCTTGCCAATGTAGACTGGTTGCATGGTAGTGCCGAATTTTTTCTCACCCTGTCTAATATCCTGGTAGTGTTAGGTTTTAGACAGGCGGTTATTAGCGCCGAAAATAGGAAACTATAG
- a CDS encoding phosphoglycerate dehydrogenase, protein MAKVLVSDPIDEAGIKILSQVAQVDVKTGLSPKELAGIIAGYDALMIRSGTQVTAEVIEAATNLKVIGRAGVGVDNIDVASATRKGIIVVNSPEGNTIAAAEHTLAMMLALSRYIPDANYSLKQGKWDRKSFIGTEVYKKTLGVIGLGKIGSHVATVAKAMGMKILAYDPYISQERANQLGCTLVDLDVLLSEADYITLHVPKTPETTNLINRETIAKMKPTVRIINCARGGIIDEEALYEALKSGRIAGAALDVFAQEPLGDSPLKTLGSNVILTPHLGASTAEAQLNVAIDVAEQIRDVLLGLPARSAVNIPGLGPDVMEKLRPYMRLAEVLGDLVGQLAGERVDTFRITLQGELAEGNNSRPLVIAAIKGLLSKALRERVNYVNAAIEAKERGIHVIETRDTTVKDYSNSIYLEATGSKGTHSVSGALLNDGEMRIISLDKFPVNVAPNNYMLFTLHRDMPGIIGKIGTLLGNFNVNIASMQVGRKIVRGDAVMVLTIDDPLPEGVLEEILKVPGVRDAYTVTL, encoded by the coding sequence ATGGCAAAAGTATTAGTGTCAGATCCCATAGACGAAGCGGGGATAAAAATCCTATCCCAGGTGGCACAAGTAGACGTAAAAACAGGTTTGTCGCCCAAGGAATTGGCAGGTATTATAGCAGGTTACGACGCCTTAATGATCCGCTCGGGCACCCAGGTAACGGCGGAGGTGATCGAAGCAGCAACCAACCTGAAAGTCATCGGACGTGCGGGAGTGGGCGTTGATAACATAGACGTAGCTAGTGCCACCCGCAAAGGCATTATTGTGGTAAACTCCCCTGAAGGCAATACCATCGCCGCTGCTGAACACACCCTGGCAATGATGTTGGCTCTTTCCCGCTACATCCCCGATGCTAATTATTCCCTAAAACAAGGCAAGTGGGACCGCAAGAGTTTTATAGGCACTGAAGTATATAAGAAAACTCTTGGTGTTATAGGTTTGGGGAAAATTGGCTCCCATGTGGCAACAGTGGCAAAGGCCATGGGAATGAAAATCCTCGCCTATGATCCCTACATATCCCAAGAAAGGGCTAATCAACTAGGTTGTACCCTAGTGGACCTGGATGTATTGCTATCTGAGGCAGACTATATTACACTCCACGTGCCTAAAACCCCAGAAACCACTAATTTGATAAATAGGGAAACCATCGCCAAAATGAAACCCACGGTGCGGATCATCAACTGTGCCCGTGGGGGCATTATAGACGAAGAGGCCCTGTATGAAGCCCTAAAAAGTGGGAGGATCGCCGGGGCCGCCCTGGACGTCTTTGCCCAAGAGCCTTTGGGCGATTCCCCCTTAAAAACCCTCGGCAGTAACGTCATTCTTACCCCTCACCTGGGCGCCTCTACCGCTGAGGCACAGTTGAATGTGGCCATAGACGTAGCCGAACAGATTAGGGATGTATTACTTGGACTACCAGCTCGTAGTGCAGTCAATATCCCCGGCCTAGGCCCAGATGTTATGGAAAAACTACGACCATATATGCGGCTGGCAGAGGTATTGGGAGATTTGGTGGGGCAATTGGCAGGGGAAAGGGTAGACACCTTTAGGATAACCCTCCAAGGAGAATTGGCAGAAGGTAATAACAGTCGCCCCCTGGTAATTGCCGCTATCAAGGGCCTGCTGTCAAAAGCCCTAAGGGAAAGAGTAAACTACGTCAACGCCGCCATCGAAGCCAAGGAAAGAGGCATTCATGTCATTGAAACTAGAGACACCACCGTCAAAGACTACAGCAATTCCATCTATCTGGAGGCTACTGGTAGCAAAGGCACTCATTCCGTCAGTGGCGCCCTTCTCAATGACGGCGAAATGCGCATTATCAGTCTAGATAAGTTCCCCGTAAACGTAGCGCCTAATAACTACATGTTGTTTACACTTCACCGAGACATGCCCGGCATTATAGGCAAAATCGGCACCCTCTTGGGCAACTTCAATGTCAACATTGCTAGCATGCAGGTGGGGCGTAAAATCGTTAGAGGTGACGCAGTAATGGTATTGACTATAGATGACCCTCTACCAGAAGGCGTTTTAGAGGAAATTCTCAAAGTGCCCGGGGTAAGGGATGCCTATACTGTAACTCTTTGA
- a CDS encoding 2Fe-2S iron-sulfur cluster binding domain-containing protein yields MEHTYYKVRLINEQRGIDNVIEVRDDEYILDAAERQGFNLPYSCRAGVCITCTARIIQGTVKHDYDFLKPKEIEAGFFLTCKAYATSDLTIKTHQEDALLDL; encoded by the coding sequence ATGGAACACACCTACTATAAGGTCAGACTGATAAATGAACAAAGAGGAATAGACAATGTGATAGAAGTGAGAGATGATGAGTACATATTAGATGCAGCAGAAAGACAGGGGTTTAATTTGCCCTACTCTTGTCGTGCAGGGGTGTGCATAACCTGTACTGCTAGAATTATTCAGGGAACCGTAAAACACGACTACGACTTTTTAAAGCCAAAGGAGATAGAGGCGGGTTTCTTTTTAACCTGTAAGGCGTATGCCACCTCTGATTTGACAATCAAAACCCATCAGGAGGATGCCCTGTTGGATTTGTAG
- a CDS encoding rRNA pseudouridine synthase, which translates to MPERVQKILSQWGIASRREGEEMIRQKRVKVNGKIASLGATADPSRDIIEVDGTVLTLNSRPRLVYLLLHKPRGYICSCYDPQGRKTVIDLLPKKLQRGYGIHPVGRLDKETTGALILTNDGALTLGLTHPRYHLPKTYLVRVRGYFPDELIEKWRRGFMWEGKQTLPATIKIIHRDEGKTEMEMVLREGRNRQIRRIADLFGYPVISLHRKAIAFLSLDSLPSGCYRHLTPWEVSKLRSLIGLSAVS; encoded by the coding sequence ATGCCAGAAAGGGTACAAAAAATTTTGAGTCAGTGGGGAATAGCTTCCCGACGAGAGGGGGAAGAGATGATTCGTCAGAAAAGAGTGAAAGTGAATGGGAAAATAGCTTCATTGGGCGCCACCGCCGACCCTAGCCGAGATATAATAGAAGTCGATGGAACAGTCTTAACCTTGAATTCCCGCCCCCGTTTAGTCTATTTACTGCTCCATAAGCCTAGAGGCTACATTTGTAGTTGTTATGATCCCCAGGGGAGAAAGACGGTAATAGACCTGTTACCTAAAAAACTACAGAGAGGATATGGAATTCATCCAGTGGGTAGACTGGATAAGGAAACCACCGGTGCTTTAATTTTAACCAATGATGGAGCCTTGACGTTGGGCCTGACCCATCCCCGTTATCATCTCCCGAAAACCTATCTTGTTAGGGTGAGGGGGTATTTCCCAGACGAGTTGATAGAAAAATGGCGTAGGGGTTTTATGTGGGAGGGGAAACAGACTCTTCCTGCCACCATTAAAATTATTCATCGAGACGAGGGGAAAACAGAGATGGAAATGGTGTTGAGGGAGGGAAGAAATCGTCAAATCCGTCGCATCGCCGACTTATTTGGGTATCCTGTTATTAGTTTACACCGGAAGGCCATTGCTTTTCTTTCTCTTGATTCTCTTCCTTCCGGTTGTTATCGTCATCTGACACCTTGGGAAGTCTCTAAACTGAGAAGTCTTATTGGCTTGTCTGCAGTCAGTTGA
- a CDS encoding NAD(P)H-quinone oxidoreductase subunit M, producing MIKSTTRHIRIYAAEVKDNELVPSEQVLTLDVDPDNEFNWNEEALQKVYRKFDELVEDYSGEALTDYNLRRIGSELEHFIRSLLLKGEISYNLNGRVLNYSMGLPKVESPESEGKYRLS from the coding sequence ATGATTAAGTCTACCACCCGTCATATTAGGATCTATGCGGCCGAGGTAAAAGATAACGAATTGGTGCCTTCCGAGCAAGTTTTGACTCTTGACGTGGATCCCGATAATGAGTTCAATTGGAATGAGGAGGCATTACAGAAAGTATATAGAAAATTCGATGAGTTGGTAGAAGACTACAGTGGGGAGGCTCTGACGGACTATAATCTACGTCGTATAGGCTCGGAATTGGAACACTTTATCCGTAGCCTTTTGTTAAAGGGGGAAATTTCTTATAATCTTAATGGCCGGGTGTTGAATTATAGCATGGGACTACCCAAGGTAGAAAGTCCAGAATCGGAGGGGAAGTATCGTTTGAGTTAG